gaatGCAAGTGTAATGCTCTCTCACACTCCAACTATCAAGCACACACCTGTACATGAGTTTATCTATCTGACAATGAATCACTCACCCCACATTTGCACGTAAATAGAAGCATACTTATCTAGACGTAAATACACGTAAAAAATGCATTTCAACATATTGgaaaacatatgtatgcacatgcacatgtacatatctatacagaTATACGCCAATATACTGACAAGATATGTACACATGTGAGTACATGCATACCAAcactgcaaattatatatatatctagctagccattcatatatatatggatgtatgtatctttgtattcatgtataaacgtagagaaaacatatatattacacgatAGGTATACAACAAGTTGCCTGTATAGGAAATAATGCATTACGCCACACTTTCTCAGACTACATGCGTTGTCAGATTGAATTAAGCTtttcacaaatacataaactATGTACGAAATACACATCTCTTGAAAGTAGAGTAGGTTCTTGAAAATAACGCAATACAATATTCATTATCTCAAATTATATGAATGAAATGTTAGAGTCTTTTCAAAACTATACAAGGAATATTATATGTTAGATAAGAAGAAATTGGTAAGATTTCAGTCGTTAAGTTTAATCATTAGAAAAATCATTGTAATTATGTCAAGTGTAGTTAAaatatattaggaagggcaatatGATTAGATGTAGTAAAAATATGAACTGTATATCACatttgaaagaaataagaatattgagGAAGGAGAAGCAAATACCAACAGCATTAGTACATTAACAGCATTATTTTCATAAAGACACAAAGAAATGTTGTTTATCTAGTAACATATGGGTATATTAGTAAGAGAGATTCGGAAGGAAACTTCCTACTCGATTATCACCATTTATAAAACatgttatttacttattcataatTACTTCCACTTAACACAGCAATATCAAACATACAATCTCTCTCCATTAAGGGTGTGAGTCGTTGGAAATGAAGATAGACAACAGAAGGCAACGAAAGGTATGTTGCGTAAAACAATTCACATTACGAGAGATTGTTAGCGTCGTTAGAAACGTCAATGGTAAATACTTGCACAAAACGTTAACTAAAGCTCAGACTTGAAAGTAACACAGTAGGAGATGGTGTTAAATATATCTTTGTAGAATAGCTGAGATTATATCATTGATTAGTAATGCTTTACAATACAACTTCGTTTTGTAATCACATGCTAATTGCTATACCTGGGCAATATTGctcaaatattctttctttcagaTTCGACAGTTCGTTGAAGTCAGTCACAATAAACATGTTTTCGTCAACAGGTAATGAGGAAATCTGGCTCAATTCTGTAGTGTCACTGAGACCAATACCAATAGCATATATGTGGATGCcatcctctctcactttctttgctTCTGGAATAGTGTCGTAAGCATTGACGTTCGATACGCCGTCGGTGAGCAGAATGGCAATATTGGGAACGGACGGCCTGTCACCATTCTCTGTCGTGAACATTACTGTCCGCATGGTGTTAAGCCCGCCGTAAGTGTTTGTACTGCCGTAACATATGGAATTTGGAGGACTGCATCGATTACTTCTTGCTTTGTTTGGAAAGCATTCAAATGGAATTGGATTTTCACGTCTGAACTGTAAAACTGCACCGATTCGAACATTGCCATTGTCAATGGAAGCAGCAGACACAAAATCAACAATGAAATTTAGCATTTTCTTGAAGTTTTCTTCTTGGACACTAGTTGATGAGTCCAAAATGAAGATGATGTCAGATTCTGTAGCACCACAATCACCTGGAGAACATTAGGATAACTTATCACCTATCCAGTAATACACGGCcaacacatatatctacaatACTATTTCAAAACTTTTTCAATGACGCAAAGTTACAATTTACACTACATGTACTTATGCACAAAAACAGTTCCGAAAATACAAACATCTGAAaactcacaaaacaaaacaagatatttCATCACAACTACCTCAAAACTGGTTCACAACAAGTATCAACAATTGAAGACGAAACATGACAGGAActatcagaacaacaacaaacaaatgttatCACATACACTTTAACCGAAACGATGTCGACACATGCAGCGACAGTGTTGCATGGAAAATCGCGTTCCATattgacaaaagaaaacaaaagaacactCAATTATATACAAAGAAATTGCAGGCATTCAACATCTAACATTCACTGGAACAAGCATCCGAACATTCGTTTGAAATTTCCATATTAGACAACTTGCGAAAACACTGAACGAGAAATACAAAACTCACATATATAGCAAAGACAAATGTCTAAAAATcaatacacatatagacaaaaGCACTGAGTTTCTCTGATAACCAACATAATTCTCGGCAATAACAATAACCTATAACATGTAAACGTGTACGCCCACCAACAACATGaacacatacaaatctacaaCACTCTATTAACAAAGAATATGTTGAGCAGTACGAGAGCCTTACCCTTTGTTGGTAATGTAATGGCAGGTGCCGGAGTTTTCTCCACAACTGCGAGAAACAAAATTAACATTTACTGTTCCATGTacaaacatctgttgtcaagtcttctttctacacacacacacaaacaatacacttTACTCCACATTACTATCTTCTCTCAATGAATAGTGAGAATCACTGCTTGTAATAATTCTCTGAATGAAAACATATGGAAAATCTATACAACAATTCACACCTACTATCTTTATGTAGAAAGTAATCCTTACTGGTGTACATTGGCTATTAAAATCTTTGCTACACATTGATATCAAACGTGATGAGAATAAGATGGATGTCAGCATATACGTTTACTAAAAGGCAATAAAGGCTTTCTTAATGTCTCACCTCTCTTTTCGTCATCTCAATTATAGGTGGCTGTCTAGTAGGTTCTGGTTGCCCTCCTTCCAAGGAAAAATAATCACAAAACTTAGTAATACTctcccatatatatctatattgaatGCAAGTGTAATGCTCTCTCACACTCCAACTATCAAGCACACACCTGTACATGAGTTTATCTATCTGACAATGAATCACTCACCCCACATTTGCACGTAAATAGAAGCATACTTATCTAGACGTAAATACACGTAAAAAATGCATTTCAGCATATTGgaaaacatatgtatgcacatgcacatatatctatacagatatacGCCACTATACTgacaagatatatacacatgtgagtacatgcatacctacactgcaaattatatatatatctagctagctattcatatatatatatggatgtatgtatctttgtattcatgtataaatgtAGAGAAAACATATATGTTACACGATTGGTATACAACAAGTTGCCTGTATAGGAAATAATGCATTACGCCACACTTTCTCAGACTACATGCGTTGTCAGATTGAATTAAGCTtttcacaaatacataaactATGTACGAAATACACATCTCTTGAAAGTAGAGTAGGTTCTTGAAAATAACGCAATACAATATTCATTATCTCAAATTATATGAATGAAATGTTAGAGTCTTTTCAAAACTATACAAGGAAAATATTATATGTTAAGTAACAAGAAGTGGTAAGATTTCAGATTCGTTCAGTTTAATCATTAGAAAAATCATTGTAATTATGTCAAGTGTAGTTAAaatatattaggaagggcaatatGATTTAGATGTAGTAAAAATATGAACTGTATATCACatttgaaagaaataagaatattgagGAAGGAGAAGCAAATACCACAGCATTAGTACATTAACAGCATTATTTTCATAAAGACACAAGAAATGTTGTTTATCTAGTAACATATGGGTATATTAGTAAGAGAGATTCGGAAGGAAACTTCCTACTCGATTATCACCATTTATAAAACatgttatttacttattcataatTACTTCCACTTAACACAGCAATATCAACATACAATCTTTCCATTAAGGGTGTGAGTCGTTGGAAATGAAGATAGACAACAGAAGGCAACAAAAGGTATGTTGCGAAAACAATTCACATTACGAGAGATTGTTAGCGTCGTTAGAAACGTCAATGGTAAATACTTGCACAAAACGTTAACTAAAGCTCAGACTTGAAAGTAACACAGTAGGAGATGGTGTTAAATATATCTTTGTAGAATAGCTGAGATTATATCATTGATTAGTAATGCTTTACAATACAACTTCGTTTTGTAATCACATGCTAATTGCTATACCTGGGCAATattgctcaaatattttttctttctttcagattcGACAGTTCGTTGAAGTCAGTCACAATAAACATGTTTTCGTCAACAGGTAATGAGGAATCTGGCTCAATTCTGTAGTGTCACTGAGACCAATACCAATAGCATATATGTGGATGCcatcctctctcactttctttgctTCTGGAATAGTGTCGTAAGCATTGACGTTCGATACGCCGTCGGTGAGCAGAATGGCAATATTGGGAAGGACGGCCTGTCACCATTCTCTGTCGTGAACATTACTGTCCGCATGGTGTTAAGCCCGCCGTAAGTGTTTGTACTGCCGTAAACATATGGAATTTGGAGGACTGCATCGATTACTTCTTGCTTTGTTTGGAAAGCATTCAAATGGAATTGGATTTTCACGTCTGAACTGTAAAGGACTGCACCGATTCGAACATTGCCATTGTCAATGGAAGCAGCAGACACAAAATCAACAATGAAATTTAGCATTTTCTTGAAGTTTTCTTCTTGGACACTAGTTGATGAGTCCAAAATGAAGATGATGTCAGATTCTGTAGCACCACAATCACCTGGAGAACATTAGGATAACTTATCACCTATCCAGTAATACACGGCcaacacatatatctacaatACTATTTCAAACTTTTTCAATGACGCAAAGTTACAATTTTACACTACATGTACTTATGCACAAAAACAGTTCCGAAATACAAACATCTGAAAactcacaaaaacaaaacaagatatttCATCACAACTACCTCAAAACTGGTTCACAACAGAGTATCAACAATTGAAGACGAAACATGACAGGAACTATCAGAACAACACAAACAAATGTTATCACATACACTTTAACCGAAACGATGTCGAATCCTGCAGCGACAGTGTTGCATGGAAAATCGCGTTCCATattgacaaaagaaaacaaaagaacactCAATTATATACGAAGAAATTGCAGGCATTCAACATCTAACATTCACTGGAACAAGCATCCGAACATTCGTTTCAAATTTCCATATTAGACAACTTGCGAAAACACTGAACGAGAAATACAAAACTCACATATATAGCAAAGACAAATGTCTAAAATcaatacacatatagacaaaaGCACTGAGTTTCTCTGATAACCAACATAATTCTCGGCAATAACAATAACCTATAACATGTAAACGTGTACGCCCACCAACAACATGaacacatacaaatctacaaCACTCTATTAACAAAGAATATGTTGAGCAGTACGAGAGCCTTACCCTTTGTTGGTAATGTAATGGCAGGTGCCGGAGTTTTCTCCACAACTGCGAGAAACAAAATTAACATTTACTGTTCCATGTAcgaacatctgttgtcaagtcttctttctacacacacacacacacacaaacaatacacttTACTCCACGTTACTATCTTCTCTCAATGAATAGTGAGAATCACTGCTTGTAATAATTCTCTGAATGAAAACATATGGAAAATCTATACAACAATTCACACCTACTATCTTTATGTAGAAAGTAAATCCTTACTGGTTGTACATTGGCTATTAAAATCTTTGCTACACATTGATATCAAACGTGATGAGAATAGATGGATGTCAGCATATACGTTTACTAAAAGGCAATAAAGGCTTTCTTAATGTCTCACCTCTCTTTGTCGTCATCTCAATTATAGGTGGCTGTCTAGTAGGTTCTGGTTGCCCTCCTTCCAAGGAAAAATAATCACAAAACTTAGTAATActcccatatatatctatattgaatGCAAGTGTAATGCTCTCTCACACTCCAACTATCAAGCACACACCTGTACATGAGTTTATCTATCTGACAATGAATCACTCACCCCACATTTGCACGTAAATAGAAGCATACTTATCTAGACGTAAATACACGTAAAAATGCATTTCagcatataaaacatatgtatgcacatgcacatgtacatatatctatacagatatacGCCAATATACTgacaagatatatacacatgtgagtaAATGCGTACCTACActagaacttatatatatatctagctagccattcatatatatatatatggatgtatgtatctttgtattcatgtataaatgtAGAGAAAACATATATCTTACACGATTGGTATACAACAAGTTGCCTGTATAGGAAATAATGCATTACGCCAGACTTTCTCAGACTAGATGCGTTGTCAGATTGAATTAAGCTtttcacaaatacataaactATGTACGAAATACACATCTCTTGAAAGTAGAGTAGGTTCTTGAAAATAACGCAATACAATATTCATTATCTCAAATTATATGAATGAAATGTTAGAGTCTTTTCAAACTATACAAGGAATATTATATGTTAGATAAGAAGAAATGTGGTAAGATTTCAGTCGTTAAGTTAAACATTAGAAAAAATCAATTGTAATTATTCAAGTGTAGTGAAAATATATAGAAGGGCAATTATGATGATTAGATTAGTAAATATGAACTGTATATCACatttgaaagaaataagaat
This Octopus sinensis linkage group LG23, ASM634580v1, whole genome shotgun sequence DNA region includes the following protein-coding sequences:
- the LOC115223646 gene encoding collagen alpha-1(XIV) chain-like isoform X2, which gives rise to MTTKRGDCGATESDIIFILDSSTSVQEENFKKMLNFIVDFVSAASIDNGNVRIGAVLYSSDVKIQFHLNAFQTKQEVIDAVLQIPYVYGSTNTYGGLNTMRTVMFTTENGDRPSFPILPFCSPTAYRTSMLTTLFQKQRK
- the LOC115223646 gene encoding collagen alpha-1(XIV) chain-like isoform X1 codes for the protein MTTKRVVEKTPAPAITLPTKGDCGATESDIIFILDSSTSVQEENFKKMLNFIVDFVSAASIDNGNVRIGAVLYSSDVKIQFHLNAFQTKQEVIDAVLQIPYVYGSTNTYGGLNTMRTVMFTTENGDRPSFPILPFCSPTAYRTSMLTTLFQKQRK